AGCAATCGGGTCTTACATTCGTAATATCCGTACTTTACACGATACTGGGGTGTGCATGTTACTTTAAGATTGCTTTCGCATCTCTTCGTATTGATTTGCTTTGTCAATGACTTCACCTCATAGATCATACCGTTTCGGGCTGATCTTTGGGTGACACTCCACGATCATGGCGTAATCTCAACTTGAGACATTCAATCCAATTGTGATTTTTTGGGCAGATTTGCTACGAGCCGGTTGTTTTGATAGCCCAACAGGCCGATGCTTAACGGTAAACTTGATTGAATATGAGTAGCATTATGAAGAATATATTAATCGTTGATGACTCCCCTGAAGTGATTGAGCTGCTGGAAGATGATCTATCCTCTGTATCTGATGTACTCATAGAGAAAGCCAGCCATGGTAAAGAAGCGATGGATTTGATTGAAAGCAAAACATTTGACTTGGTCATTACTGATTACAAGATGCCTGAAATGGATGGATTTGAATTTTTGCAATGTCTACGGAAGAATCATGCAGGAGTTTCGGTTATCATGCTTTCAGGGTTTACCTCTGCGATTCCTAACATGGTCAAGTGTGATCAGAATGCTGTTGTTCTGAGCAAGCCATACGAACCAGAAGACCTTCTTTTTGCAGTCGAAAACTTACTCAACATGGCAGTTGACTCCTTTAACGTACTCGTTGTCGATCCCAGCCCTACGGTGCAGTTTGTCCTGAAACAGTCCTTAGGCACCAAAGACTATCATGTTACCCAGTGCTCGACAGGTGAAGGTGCCATAAAAGAGCTTTCGAAAGATCTGAAATTTGATGTCATTTTCGTGGACAACGATCTAAAGGATATACCAATATCAGACTTCGTAAAACAAGTGAAAAATATGAATGCATCGATCAAAATGGTCTTGATGGCAAAGCGTCAACGACCACCAGCCGTGCAAACTGTCGAGGGCATTCATGCTTCTCTACCCAAACCATTTCAACAAGAAGATGTGACCAAGATCTTAATGAACGTGCTTCCAAGTGTGAAACTCAAGGCATCCTAGCTTAGGACGTCGAAGGTAGATCTCCAATCTTAACCCATCGGATAGAGGCCACAGAACATTTATTTTGTTGCATCAATTCTTTCCTCTTCCATGTTTCTTACTATCCTAGATAGGGCCTATCAAGTGATATAGAGACGGCTTACTGGAGAACTAAGAGATTTGAGACCTGGGTTTGTACCCTTCCAGTGAACGATAGTAGAACACTTTCAACACTTAGGCCTTCATCAGTCTTGTCACAGGATCTACCATGTATGAGCATATCAATTGACTTGGAAGATTCTATGAACCCTTGCGCAAAAAGCATTCGTATCAATAGTAATAGCCTTCTCGCGATTGTTGTTAAGAAAAATATCAAGTTGACCTGGCTAGCCCACGTAACACTTGTCGACCGCAAAACAATTTCACGTTGGCTTAGTGGTGATATCAAGCGAGTCCGAAGAGAAAACTTTTTTAAGTTGGTCGATGCGTTAGAATGTGAACCTGAAGAACTCGTTCATGAAACCATGACGAACTATGCTAGCAAAGATGAGCAAATCAATGCAGCAAGGGAAGTACTGAATTTGGTGAAGGATATCAAAGATAGCAAATCGGTAGAGAAGATCCTTAAAGGAATGATTCTACCAACTCTACCAAACGAGATATTAGTAGCATTATACAAAGCTCTTTCACAGATCTACGAACTAGAAGGTCGTGATCGTGAGGCTCGTCGCTATAAAAGATATGCGAGTAGCTTAGATATAATAAATGATGATAAGACTAAGGCCTTTTCAATAGCAAACTAATAGTATCGTTTAAACTCCTATATAATGACAAGCGAATGAAGTGGTAGCACACAACAAGATTCATAGCACTCCAAGCCTATAGTTCGCTTTTACTGTAGCTAGTACTCGTGTGACCATAGTCTAAAAACTCGCCCCACAATGCCCCATGAATTAGATTGATTCGCTTATCAGCAAGTTCTAAACCATGTCTATCGCCAGAAAAAGCGATAACAATATGGAATGACCTTAATCGAATTGGAACGAAAGGAACAATAATGAAGATTGAAACATGTCTTTTAGTGCTTGCTTCCTCGGCTCTTATCAGTGCTACAGCATCTTTTGCAACGCCATCACCTGAACTAGAGAGCTACACGATCCTCGGCAATGCATGCAACAGGGAGAGTGTTGAAATTGTCTCATTTGGTAACCAGTTGGTTGTGAAACCAGATGAGTTTGAAGTCAAGCTCAATAGCAACAACTTTCAAACTGCAAACTGTAACATCGCAGCAACGTTTAGTGTAGATCCGAGCTACAGCTATGCACTTGACGAGGTGAGTTATTTCGGATTGGCGCAGGGAAAAAACGCTTTTGTTAACTTTAATCGGGAGTATTTTTGGGCTGGCTCTCGAAGTGATCAGAGAAACGACCTATATTTCTTTGATAGCAAGAGCAATCGGCAGCTTCAGAGTAGCGATGCAGATCATAACTTCGATTTTGGCAGAGCTTTTCAAATCACAGACTATGTAGCTAGTGATCTGGGAGATTCCAGAGGTTGGAGTCCATGTGGTGCTCAGAAGGTAATATTTCGCGTGAGTACTCTTCTAACAGCTGGACCAATGCCTTCTTCAGGCAGTGGAACAGCTAGTGCGAGTATTTTGGGCGCCACTAGTGAAGGTCCCATTTCAGCAACTTTTAAAGCCAGACCTTGCCAATAAGTTTACATATTATTTAGCTTAGGAGACATATCGTGCTTAAACTATCATCAGCAATGCTCATGGGAGCGTCCCTTATCTGTTCATCAGTCTTTGCTCAATCATCAGATCCAGTAGTCGAGGTGGTTGGAGCTAGTATCGAAGGCGGCGATTGTAAAGTTAAAGACGCTGAATTCAAGCCAGTTGTTGAAATCAACGGCAACGGAGCATCCGTTTCTTTTATTTTTTCAAACTACAAGTCTATTAGTACGGACATTGAAAATCCCTTCAGTACTTGTGATTTCAGAACGACCTTTAAGTTCCCAGATGGCATTACTGGATCTCTAACCCGAGTCGAGTATCGGGGTGTAGCGAGTGGGCAAGGGACCGAAGATCAAGTCAGTGTAGCCGGAATTACGCGCGAGTATTCATGGATTGGAAGCCGTGTTCGTGATGTTCGGTCGGATGTATTTGGTTTCGATGAGCGTCGCAATGCTCAAATCATACAATCTGAAGCGGAGGAAGTTGAGGCCCCCCAGTTCTTCAACCCTAGGTTTTTCGTTCTTGATGAAATCAAAAAGGCGGTTATTGCACCTTGCTTTTTTAACGAAAGAACATTGGTTTGGAATAGTACTCTATTTACTCAAGAGCCGTTCGATGCTCCAGACAACCTTATTCCAACCCAAATTGAGCTAACCTCAGTAGATGTTTCATCGGAGATCAAGTTCTTCGTCGAGTTTAAGGCCTGTAGCTAGGTTTAAATTAGCAATAGTGACAAGTATTTATGAACTCCAAGGGAGTTTCAACTCCCTTGGTGAAAAAATGAGGATATCCTTGTGTGGTCCATTTCATTCTCACTAGTAATTGCCTTTTCTTGTATCCTGAGCTTTGGTCAGTTTGATTTCGCTAAAGCTTCAGAAAGATCATTTGAGTTAAAGGTTCAAGATGTAAAGATCAAGGGGAAAGACTGTACTAACGAGTACAATAGTACTCTGATAAGTGAAGATGGACAGGTGTTTTCAGTCCTCTTTACTGGGTTCAAAGTTGCGAATCGTGATGCTGGCACCCGCGTGATGAAAAAGTGTCGCTTACGATACGAGATCCTAGCACCGGCCCAATGGTCTTTTGGGATCGTGTCGGCAGAATTTCGTGGTTTCAGCATTGTGCGCGGGGACGCCTATGCTCGTCATCGAGCGACCTACGAAATCTTTGATAAAGGGAGCCGTGAGGATTCAGAGCGAGAAGAGCTATTCAACGTTCGTATAGATGAAGGTGTCGGTAACTATGCTCGATTTCACGATATTCCTCTAGATGAAGTTACATGGTCATCCTGTAATAGCGTGTCAAAAATCTTAATGATTCAAAGCTCCATTAGTGCAAGAGTTCAAGACTTTGGAGAGGCCTCAATAAGCGTGAATTCAATCGATGGATTCATCGCAAACTCATTTGGTTTAGTTTGGAAGCCATGTTTGTAACTACATTGCACTTAGCTAGAGAGGTCATACCGCTCCTAAATACGTGTGAAAATCTATTCACATTGCTCGACGAACAGTTTCGTTCTAAATGATGCTCGAATTAGCCTCCAATCATTTCCTTGGCCAGTTCGCATGCCGTTACGATTGGTCTTGACTTTGTTCTGGGTTTTTTTGGCCGTCGAAAAAGAGCCTACCTTTTACTTCCTCAAATCTAAAGCTATCGAGTCTGATGAAAGTCGATTCTTTGTGGAATCTGGTATCGAGTGGTGATCATTTTAAAGAATTCTTTCAAATCTTGAACGACGCATCTTTGACGCGGATTCTACTTTTGGTCAATTCCTGCACCTTAGCTTGTCAGTCATCCACTCGTAGGTGAGGAAAAACTAAACACCCTAAGGTGCAGAAATAGAAAAATGGATCTTTGACGATTTTTCAAATATTGAGTAAATGCATCAAATCTTCGATCTAACGTACTATGGGTCCAACGGCACGGCCTTGCTTGATCTCAAATTCCTGCGAATTTGTTGGTGATAGTTTGATTTCACGAAGTCTTTTTTCACAGTATTCTTTCGGGAAATTATTGTACTGATTTGAATCATGCGTGTTGACTCCTAGGTCTGACGCTAAGACCATTCTGGTGTTGATCTTATGAGGCCGATCTTCCGAAATTTCAAAGATACGAACACCCCTTAGCCGATGCCTGTCGGCAGCAGAAAATCCATAGGTGCCAAATCCAGCACTTGCACCATAACCTAAAAGAATTCCAAAGTAGTTGCCATGATAGCTATTGATATGGTCATGCCCAACGAATACACCTTTCACATCACCTCGATCTACCATGGCACTAAAAAGTCCGCTATTGAAGGGGCCAGTACAAACACATTCGTTTCGTTCGCCAACTAAACTGTGCTTGTCTCGTTGCTTCCCTGGGTGAGTGGGGTAGCCATCAGGATAGACCCAGCCTGCATCGATATCCCACATGTACTCGTGCTCCGGTAAGGGGATATGAAAGTACATAAGGCCAGGAATTTTTCGACCAGCGGATTTTTCAATTTTCTTAGATTCTGAAACATACCATTGAACTTGATCGGAGCGAATCCAATCCCACTTGTTGTCATACTTCACAGACTCTTGATTGATACTTTGACCTGCGAAGGATGAAGGAGCGTATCGACCCGAATCCAAAGTCCAGACTGCAAACGCTGGTTTGTCGCTATCAGACGACTTGATCAAGCTCACAGTTTCACCAGTGCCTGTCACAGAGTTGCCATCATCTGTCTGATTTCGATTGCAAGAGTAGCTGCGATAGATCTGTAATTGTTGAGGCTCATAGATACCCGTTAGACCGGAGCTATCCTCATCGTGGTTGCCGAAAGCGACTAGGAACGGAACTCGGGCCTGTTCCACAGGGTGAATGACATTGTTAATTGCAACTCGCACATCCTCTGGAGTTATATCACCAGAGGCTATGATATCACCGGTAAAAACTACTAAGTTGGGCTTCTCAGTAGTAATGGCCTTACTTATTAATTCCACGGTCCGGCTGTCAATACAGTGGTCATCCTGGGTGTCTGTGATTTGCATTATCTTGAAGGTACGATCCTTGCTAAATCTCAAGTCTCGCTCCAGGCATTGGTCGGCAAGCAAAGCTGATGAAAGGGTTAACGTGCCGATGAGGAATCCCATGGTTTGATAGATTCGCATAGTATGCTCCTACATAAGAATCAATTGTAAAGAGTTCCCGTAGACACAAGCACAACGGGATCAATAAACGAGCAAGGACACATCAATTGCAGATTAAAAATTGGTGAGAAGTTTCGTTTTAACAGAAATCTTCACCTGATATGATTTTCCTGTTATTGTCTTGTTTGTAGGGAAATACTAGTAGGAGAATTATGGAATGGCTGATAGCTCTGGGAGTCTCAAGCAACTAGTGAAATTGGCAATACAGCTGAAGGCCAGCGATATTCATCTGGATTCTGGTCGACCATCGGCATTTCGAATTAATAATAAAATTGAATTTCATGGTTCTGTCATTAAAGCTGCAGTACTAAAGAATTCACTCCTTGACTTGTTGGGTAACGAAAGATGGGCTTACTTGGTTCAGAATAAGTCGATTGATTGTTCGGAGAATATTTCAGGAGTTCGATGTCGTATTAATATTTTTTTCACGTATCGAGGGGTGGGAGCTTCCATAAGGATTCTGTCTAGTCATGTACCTAGTTTAGCTTCATTAAACCTTCATCCAGTTTTTAAGACGATCTCTGATTTTGATCGAGGTTTAGTTTTAGTTTGTGGGCCGACTGGGTCGGGAAAATCTACCACTATCGCGGCACTAATTAATCAAATCAACCATAGCAAGCAGATGAATGTTATCACCATTGAGAATCCTATCGAGTATATCTTTCAACCTAATCTCTCGCTGATTCGTCAGCGAGAGATCGGAATCAGTGTGAAAGACTTTCCAAGTGGCGTTCGTGATGCGCTACGGGAAGACCCTGATATGATGCTTGTTGGCGAGATTCGTGATGAAGAAACAGCAAGGGCGACGCTCAATGCTGCCGAAACGGGACATCTTGTCTTTACTACGATTCACTCAGCATCTGTCGTAGAGGCAATTTCGCGGCTTTCGGCAACATTTACTGAGGATTTTCAAAGTTTTGCCTTCGCTCAACTGGCCGATTGCTTGAAAGCAGTTGTTTGCCAGAGGCTTGTTGTGCACCCCAAATTTAAAATTCGAGTTCCTGTTTGCGAGGTCTTGATTCCAAACTCGGCGACTAGGTCATTGTTGCTAGCAGGAAACCTGAAGTCGCTCCCCGACCACCTGATGACGAATCGTGATGGCGGGTGCTTAACCTTCGATTGGTATCAACAATGGCTAGACGGCTTAGCAAGTCTAGAACCTCTGCCTAAAACTGTAAGGAATGAACCAGTAAACGAGGTAGAAAGTCCAGATCGGGAGACTTGGAGTTTAGCAACCAAGGATCTAAAGCGTGAACATGTGGAACCTAAATCAAACGAGGGATATGAAATTGATGGTGACGCTGACGACCTTAACTCGATTATCGCTGATTTAGAAGGTAACTAACCCACGGCTAGCCTAACTACCTATCAATTGGTCGGGCAAGGCAAGTGTTTCGCTGATCAACAATTACCGAAGCACAGCGATAGTGATGTATGACTTGCTGATTGGTAGTTTAGATGCCCCAGCTCCAATCTGGAGTAGCAAAAAGTTTCATCGGAAAGTATGACTATAGGCTTGCTACGAAACCAGCTCTAGCAATATCAGCTTGTTTCGCTAGTCTACCCTGTTCGTAGGTTTATCACAGAGGTGTCAAAATATGAAGAAAAAGAACGGCATTATAGCACTGTCACTATTAGGTACAGCAGTTCTGTCTTGTAGTCAGGACCCGGTTTATGTAGTGGAAGACCCGTCCATTAAGAAAGAGCGTGATCAGCTAGCTTCCGAAAAAGCCAGCCTTACTGAGTCTAACGAGACTCTTAAGAAGGAAGTCGATCAATTGAAGGCTGATGTTACCGAAGAGGATACTGCTGTTGCTGACTCGGTGAAGCGTCTGCTTGGCCTTTGGCAACTTCGCGATGGTGGAACCGAAGATCCGAAGCTTTGCTTCTATTATGATAAAACAACCAAAAGCTATCGCTATACCAGTAGTTTGAAAGTGAATTTGGAAGAGACCCCTGAGGGTAATGCTGGTGATCAAGCTACAGACCAATTCGCTGAGGGTAAAATTGAAGTGCTATGGCTTAAAGAAAAAACAATACCCTACTCTTACGATCGTGATGGAATTCGCGAAAGTGAGGATCTAGATCGATTGATGACAGTCTTTCGGGTAGAGAATGGAGAAAAAAAATCGGAAACGAGGTACCTGGCGGAGCTAGATCTTAGCCCCGGCAATAAACTCTTCGAGTTGAATCTTCCACTGGAGTCAGATTCAAGCTTCTTAAAAAAGCCGAAAGCCGACTTTGTTAATAACCTATTTGTTGGAAACAGTAGTGTTAATGCAGGTGAAGAACTATTTTTCGAGCCACTTCAGCTTGAAGGCCAGGCGCCGCAGGCTGAAAATGCAGCCGATTCTTCTAAGACTGAATTGGATCTTAAGCTAGAGAAAGGAAAGGCGTTATGCGAACCAAGCTCTTGGCGTTAGTACTAAGCCTCTTTGCGTGTCAGGCCCACGCCAAGGTAAAGTACTTCAAAAGCCATTTTCTCAATGCCACCAGTCAGTCTGATATCGAGCTTCATAGATTCTATACCGTAGATGTTGAAGGTCGGCTCAAGACATGGCTAGCTCCTTCGATTGGCCTGAGCACTTACCTTACTGGCAATCAAACATTTTCCATTAAAGTAGGAATCCAAGGCTTGCTAGCATCTTACGATCAAACAGAAAGCGAGCGCATGAATTATAAGCAGGTCAGCCCGCAGCTGGCTGTTGAATATCGTGGTATTAGCTTCTGGTATCCAAATCTAGTGGCAATGGGAACTTTTGGTTCAGGCAAGATGGATGATTTCAAGCTTGAAGATCGAGGAATGAAAGCAGAGCTGAAAAATATCATACCGCTAAATGAACGATTTGCACTAAGTCTTAGCGTGGGAATGCATCGATTTAAAAGGTATTTCTTTGAGAAGCATGAAGATATTGATGCCTATGCTAGGCCGAAAGAATATAAAAAACGCTATGGATATATGACTTTTGGAGTCACCGCCTGGATTATTTAATCTCGACTCCCTCGACTCCCTCGGCTCGCCGGGGGCTATGAGTTGGTGGCTAGTATTCGATTTGTGAGAGGGATAAAGTAGTACATCAAGTACTCATCTATATGCCACATGTTCTCTTTAGGATCGTCCTCAAAAAATACTCCTGCACTAAGTATCATCAGATCAATGAGCCCCTTGGCAATATTGGGGTCTAATTTATCCTCTTGCTGCCGGGCATTCTTGTAGGTTGTAAGGATTGCACTGTGAACTGCAAAATAGTTTAGGACAATTCTGGAGAATACATTTATCTGGAGTCTGTCTCCTTGGTTTTTATACACTAGGTTGCGATCGAAGAGTATGCTGCTCACATGGCTCGCAATCTCTAGCATCTCTGCTAGAGGAACACTTTCCACCCCATGTCGGTGCAAGTAGTTCTTCGTTTCTGTTTGCCTACTACCAGAGCTACACCAGAGTCGAACAGGTTTTGCTGTCTGATGAAAGTAGAAACTTAGATCATTGACTAGTAGATCCATCTTTACGGGCATGTTTTTAAAAGCGCTGGAACTTTCCATGTGCTTAGCTAGATCGGGGTGCTGTTCGATAAACTTGTACTCGGTAATATCAGCAAGCATTTCGGCGAAAACTGGTGTCATGGCGATAGGGAGCTTATCTAGTGTCAGATCAATCAGAAAATCCCTAAACTTATCTCTATTCCATCCTTGTGTGAAGCAATCTAGCAGGTTTTTTTTCGATGAGGTTTTGATTTCATCGAAAGGCTGTGCAAAGGTAGCAATCTTCTGGTACATCTTCTCAAAGTCAAGGAGCGATGCTTGCCAGCCATGTCCCCAGACGTCGTGAAGCAGATACTTATCAACGACTTTTAAAGGAAGAACTGTAACCAGAGAATTGAGTTCTTCAGTGATGAGTGTTTCATTTATTCCTGTGAGAGAGGCGATGTTGGAAATCATCTCTGGGTTCATCATCTCGCCCTTAATGAAGCCGAAAACTGGGAAATGGGAAAATTGGTCTTGCTTGAATGAGTTGAGTTTCTTGAAAAAATCTAATGTATCTCTCTGATCCTTCGGAGATAGTTTGTCAAAATTATCAAAGTCAGCGTTAAACGTCTTTTCATCAAAAGGGAGACAGAAAAACACTAGATTGCTAGTGACAACTAGTTTGATTTGCTCTTCGGGCAGTGGATGGTCACCGTATATATCTTTGAAAAGTTTTCCAGTTTGGGCTTGTTGGGGGTTCAATTGATCCAGAGAATATAATTTACTCATTGCTTCAATAATTGATTTCTTTAACTTAGCATCCTGGGCATAGTACTTGTTCTCAAGAGAGATTTGCTTCAAGTCGTGCTCACTGAGCGAAGTTGCACTTAGAATTTTAGCGATGACTAATGATTTACTTTGCTCGCTGCTATCAAAATCAACTTGAAACTCATGGAGGCATTTCGATCCAAAATCATCATAGGTTAACTTGGAATCAAGAACGTAGTTGTTGTGATGTATCAGAATATCAATGCTTTTGGCAAGAACTCGCTCGAATGAAGATAGCTCCTTATCATTGAGAGCGATCGGCTCAGGAAGAAAGCAGGCCCCCTCTACAATCCGATCGTGGAGTGATCTTACGGACGTCTCTGTGAGGTCATAGTTCTCTTTGACAGTAAGAAAGAATTTTTCGATGTCTCTGAGGAGGGGTTCATAGCTAGATGGGATACAGTCATCGAATATCCTTTTCCAGTTAAATTCAACCTCAGTCAATGGATGTCCTCGCTCTCGATGGTGTTGAGAGTTTCGTGATTCAACTTAGAAATATCCCCAAGGGTACTTAGTCGCGATGCATGGTTGCGATAGGACTTTTCCAGTAAATTACGAACGTCTCGAGCATTCCCAAATTCTTCCTTACCTCTATTTAAGTCTACTATATCCAATAGCTTATTAGTAGCGTCTGGGGCTAGAACAAAGCCTTCATTTTTAGCTAAGAGTTCAGCAATCTGGGAAAGCTCCCTACGACTATAGTTAGGGAAGTTTATGTGTAAGGGAAATCGACTGGGAAGGCCCGGATTGGAGCTTAGAAATGTAGCCATCTCTGTCGGGTAACCAGCAAGAATGACAACTAGGTCGCCGCGATGGTCTTCCATGTTCTTTAATATGGTGTCAATGGCTTCTTGGCCATAGCTATCCTTACCGTCTCCGCGATACAAGGTGTAGGCTTCGTCAACGAAAAGAATGCCCCCCAATGCTTCTTCCACTTTTTTCTTGGTCTTGACCGCTGTTTGACCAATATACTCACCAACAAGTTGGGCCCGTTCAACTTCAACGAGATGGCCAGTGCGGAGATAGCCAATGTCGCTTAAGATAGCTCCTACCAGTCGAGCAACAGTCGTTTTACCAGTGCCTGGAAAACCAGTAAAGACCATATGGAGCGATGGCTTCTTGCCACCTTTCTTTCGTAGTAGAGATATCTTCATGTATTGGGAAAGCTTCAGCAGTTCATTTTTAACACTTTCCAAGCCGATCAAGCGGTAGAGCGCATCAAAAGGGCCTTCTCTTTGCTCTTCAGATTTTTGGACTAAATCCTCATAGCGACCCTCATCGTTTGGGTCCATGGTTACGTCACTGTATATAATTTCATGTATCTCTTCGTCTTCCAGGAGGTTCAGGTCTTTTTTGCTTAAGCGCTGACTCTGTTGAAAAAGAACTCTATCTAGCGTTCGATGAATGTCATGAAAGTTGGCAAAACCCTTATGTTTTGATCTTGCAATCACTTCATCGACGAGGGTTGTTTTGGCCTCAGGTTCAGAAAGTAGCTTATGATCGCTGAGCAGCCTATCTAAAATCTCAGCAATAGTCTTTGCCGAAAAATTTTCAAGCAGGATCTCGTGCCAGTGGCTCTTAGTAAGGGATAATTTCTGTTTTAAAACATCTAAACTGGGGCTGTTAGAAGTCATCAGTATTGAAATGGGCTGGCCAGAGCTTGCATTTAGAATGTATCTCAACTTGTCTCTGTCAAGCTCATGGTCTAAAAGCTCATGAATATCCTCTATAATGACAATATGCTGATTCCATGTGGCGAGGGATTGCTTGATACTTTTAGTGTCCAGTTGCCTGATATCAAAGTGAGTCAAGACTGTAAACTTAGAATAAGATAGCATTGGCATCAGATGCTGGGAGAGCCATTTAGCAAGTGTTGATTTACCTGTCCCGTCCTGCCCGAGAAGTGCCACACGAACGTCCTCTCCTTGTTCACCAGATCGCTTGGACTGAATCTTGAGGTGGTTTAGAAGGGATCTTGCCGAGGCTAGGGCTTGATCCTGGCCTAAAACCTCAGGGGCTTCAATCGTTTTGAGAATTTCCGCTTTATCGAGTGGAACGCTCGCTGATTGATCCCTAACTGACGATGAAGTCGAATGGAGATCAAGTTTTGAAAGCGCTTTGGGACCAAAAAGCGTCAGGAGTGCATCGTCCCAATCGTTTGACATTTTTTTTATACCTCAGGATCGATGGTTAACGTGGGTTTAGCCCGGTTAGCCTTTTCCATTTTTTGGATCTTGTCTTCCGCATCTTTCGTTAGCTTATCCATCTCAATGATATTTTCTGCCATCTGAGGGAGGGCCTTTAGTCTGAAGTTGGAGATATCATCCAAGGCAGCGTTGATATCAGCAAAGGCAGACTTTAGGGTGTCCATGTTGAGCGCTGTTGACGAAGCTGCCTTGTGGATTTCAGCTCCCTGTGTTTTTAAGCGTTTGGCTGTATTGGCGATAAGGTTATCAGTGGTTTGTGTAAGTGCTCCAACCTTATCGAGCACGATCTTTTGATTGTTGAGAGCCAATGCGACAGTTACAGCTGTTTGAAGTGCTGAAACCGTAACATTGAGCGCTCTGTTAACACCTCTGATCAGCTCTTTGTTGTTGCGTATCACAATCTCCATGGCAAGCACACCTTGTTGGTTGACGGCGAGCTGTTGCTGAAGGTCTTGGATTCTTTGTCTCAAGGCGAAGAGAATCTCTTCTTCGATAAACTTCCGCTTCGGATCATCTGTAGAGATCTCTCGTTCGAGTTTGTAGACGATCTTGTTATCGATCAATTGCCCGAGAATCACAGCTCGCTCAAGCTTCTTGGTCATCTCACGCATACGTTTTTGATCTTCCTTGAGGGTGATATTGTCTCTCTCCAGCAGAGATCGCCCTAATTCAATCGATTTGATTGTGGCTGCAATCACTGTTTGTGCGCTTTCATACTTGCTAAAGTAACGCTTGATGGGCCCTCCGATTCCTGGGATATAGCCCAGGAATCGAGTGACAAAACCCGCATCAAAATCAAATCGAGCTGGGTCTAGATCTTCCACTTGAACCTTCAAGTCGATTAGGGCTTTTGCAACATCACCACCATCTTCACTTCTGTGCTTGATCGTATTGAGAGGTTGCTTCAGCATCGCGCTTTGTTTGGCAGCTTGTTTTTGGAGTTCTAAGGCCATCGACTCCACAGCAACTTTGATGTCCTCCTGACGGGTTAAGTCGCTGTTATCAAAGTTTGTGAGTTTGTCAGCGTGGTCACTAGCTATTCCTTCCAGTTGGTTTTCAACCTCAGACTTCTCTTGAGGTTGCGAAAGTCCAAAATCTAGCTCTTGTTTTAGTGCATCACCTTGTGCTGGGTTGAGTTGAT
The window above is part of the Pseudobacteriovorax antillogorgiicola genome. Proteins encoded here:
- a CDS encoding AAA family ATPase — translated: MSNDWDDALLTLFGPKALSKLDLHSTSSSVRDQSASVPLDKAEILKTIEAPEVLGQDQALASARSLLNHLKIQSKRSGEQGEDVRVALLGQDGTGKSTLAKWLSQHLMPMLSYSKFTVLTHFDIRQLDTKSIKQSLATWNQHIVIIEDIHELLDHELDRDKLRYILNASSGQPISILMTSNSPSLDVLKQKLSLTKSHWHEILLENFSAKTIAEILDRLLSDHKLLSEPEAKTTLVDEVIARSKHKGFANFHDIHRTLDRVLFQQSQRLSKKDLNLLEDEEIHEIIYSDVTMDPNDEGRYEDLVQKSEEQREGPFDALYRLIGLESVKNELLKLSQYMKISLLRKKGGKKPSLHMVFTGFPGTGKTTVARLVGAILSDIGYLRTGHLVEVERAQLVGEYIGQTAVKTKKKVEEALGGILFVDEAYTLYRGDGKDSYGQEAIDTILKNMEDHRGDLVVILAGYPTEMATFLSSNPGLPSRFPLHINFPNYSRRELSQIAELLAKNEGFVLAPDATNKLLDIVDLNRGKEEFGNARDVRNLLEKSYRNHASRLSTLGDISKLNHETLNTIESEDIH
- a CDS encoding toxic anion resistance protein; protein product: MSTQTNQLNPAQGDALKQELDFGLSQPQEKSEVENQLEGIASDHADKLTNFDNSDLTRQEDIKVAVESMALELQKQAAKQSAMLKQPLNTIKHRSEDGGDVAKALIDLKVQVEDLDPARFDFDAGFVTRFLGYIPGIGGPIKRYFSKYESAQTVIAATIKSIELGRSLLERDNITLKEDQKRMREMTKKLERAVILGQLIDNKIVYKLEREISTDDPKRKFIEEEILFALRQRIQDLQQQLAVNQQGVLAMEIVIRNNKELIRGVNRALNVTVSALQTAVTVALALNNQKIVLDKVGALTQTTDNLIANTAKRLKTQGAEIHKAASSTALNMDTLKSAFADINAALDDISNFRLKALPQMAENIIEMDKLTKDAEDKIQKMEKANRAKPTLTIDPEV